In Elusimicrobiaceae bacterium, the genomic stretch TCAAAAACACACAAACAGACAGAGCTATAAGCGTACTTACATAAGAAATTTGCCCAAAGGCAGACGCTACTCCTACGCCCAAGGCATCAATGCTGGTAGCCAATGCTAGACCAATGCATTCAAAACCGGTCAAATTCACCCCCGGTATATGCTCTGCTGATGAGTGACTTTCCCATACCATTTTTCCGCCCACCCAACCTAGCAAGGTGAAAGATATCCAGTGATCAAAATGATGAATAATTCGGCCTAATTCGGCTCCTCCCCACCACCCCGCACTAAACATCACCACATGGGCAATGGCAAATAAAGCACTGATAAACAGAATTTTTCTAAATGAAAGGGCTCGATGCATTCCGGTGCCGCTTGCTAATGCAACAGCCAAATTATCCATAGATAAACCTAACGCCATGAGCCATATAGTCACGATATGCATATGTTTATCATAGCATTTCCGTTTTACTACTGCCAATCGTTATAAGCACTACAAATTTTGCTGTTCGTATAAAAATTGGCAATTAGGTCTTTAGACCTAAAAAAGAGTGGGGCTAAAAAACACTTGATATTGGGATTGTGTTTTTAAGATACTGTAAGTGTAGTAGATTAATCAGTTCGCTGAGCGCAAGCCACCAGCGGATCTCAAGGAGAAATATATGAAGAAATTAATGATGCTGGTATGTCTGTTAGGGCTGGCAACGATGGCATATGCTGAAAGTCCTGCTGTGGCAGTTCGTATTATGGACCCTAACTTTGGTAATCCTTCTCAACATTCATCCGCACCTTCCGTGCAGAAACAACAAGTCTCCTCTGGCACCAATATCTCGACCGTTGTCATCGCTGGGACAGTTGCAGTTATTAGTAAAATTGCACATCAATCCGAATTACAAGCTCAAGCAAATAATGAAGCTCAACAAGCTGAAGACAAATTGGACGAACTAATTAAATACAACGAAAATTTTAAAGTCGGGTTGCAAGTTATCAAAGCTAAGCATGCGAAACTTGTTGAAGTAATCAGCCATACCTCTAATAGAAAGCAAGTACTCAAAGAAGCCAATGTTGTACTGGAAGATTTGATACAAACCACGATGAAATTAAATTATCAGCCGCTCGTTGAAAAAGTAGTAGAAGCGTTGGATCACCCGTACTACTTCCCGTTGCGTAATCCCGACAAGTTAATTTCCCTTCCCAAACAAGCCAGATTAGCTTGCACGGTGCAAAAAACGAAATAATTCAGTGATTTGCATAAATTGAAATAAATATACAACAAAAAACCTGCTCAAAAGAGCGGGTTTTTGTAAAAAAGAAATTAGGTTTGTTAAATGCCGAATATTTGCCAATTAGCCTTTCAACTTGCTACAATATAGTACCGATTTATGGTGGATGTAGCTCAGCTGGTTAGAGCGCCGGTCTGTGGAACCGGAGGTCGCGGGTTCAAATCTCGTCATCCACCCCATATTAAACCCCTAGAACTTTTAAGTTCTGGGGATTTATTATGTAGTAGTTCCGTCGGAACTGCGCTTGTTTCCAAGCGCAATTCCTTTTCCTTTGCTTCGGCTATAAAGTTAAACGGCATCCGATACTGCGTTTGAATGTCGTTGTGCTCATCCAATACGAAGTTTTCCCCCAACATACGCACAATTTTGGCTTTGTCAAAATTATCCGCTTTCCGGAATAATGTACCTAAATTAGATACAATTTCCAGCGTTTCTTCGCTCTTCTGAACGATTGTGGCCGGATCTGTGCCTATAGCTTGAAGTGCTTGCTGAATACGAGCTATTTCCGCATTTATCTCCTGTTCCTTGCGGTTCCACATCTCTTGGCTGCCAGTACCTTCCAAACGCAAATCATACAGCTTGCTGAGCTTGGTTTCGGCATGTTTCAGTTCTGTTTCCAAGGTGGTTCTCTGGTGGTTTTTTACGGATTCGGCTTGCTTTGCCATCTCTGCAATACCTTCTTTCAACCAAGTAACAGTTTCAGCAGGTAACACAATTTTATCCACAACACTTTCAAACTTGGCTGCGAGGTCATCTTCCAATAAATAACCAGCGTGCTTATGCTGTCCTTTGGAAAAGCTGCATCGGTAGTAAGTGTATTTTCCTTTGGCTATTTGCCCCAGAATCGTACAATCACAATGTCCGCACCGAAGCAAACCCTTAAAAGCGAAGCTCTGTTTGGTTTTATACGGCCGATGATTGCCGGATAACTTAGCATTGGCCTGATCCCAAAGCGTTTTACTTACGAGCGGTGTATGGTTTCCCTGGTATCGTTTCTTTCCCCAATCAAATTCTCCGTAGTAGAACGGATTTTTGAGAATGCGGTACAAGGTACTTTTCCGGACTTTGGTGTTACGTGTCTTATGTCTAAGCCCCAACACAAACATCTGGTCTTCCAAAGCAATTAGGGAATACGCTCCACTGGCTACCTTCTCAAACATCATTTTGACAAGAGGAGCATTGACTGGATCAATTTCCACTTCACCTTCTTTATTTAAGTAACCCAACGGCGTATTAGAAGGGTAAATACCACTCTCGGCTTTCTCATCCATGCCCATTTTCGTTTTACGAGATATATCATTTGACATTTTTTTGGCCACAGCCACTTCAATGTCCAGCATGAACTCGTCGTCAGGGTTGGAATCCTTGTTGTACACCTTATTGGTACGGCTGAAATGAATGGTCTTGCCATATTCGTTTATCAGTTCCTTGATCTTGATCTTGTCAAAATCATTACGCGTCATCCGGTCTAAAATATCAAAGATCACGTGCTTAACTTCCGAATGTTTTTTGGCATAATCCAACATCTGAATGAACCTGCAACGTTTCTTTTTACCCCAGGCAGATTCTGATCCGCGCCAGGTACGAACTATTTCTAAATTATGTTTCTGGGCATACTCTTTACCGAGCTTTTCTTGGGCATCTAGCGAATAGCCATCTTCTTGGCCTTTGCTGGACACCCTTAAATACAATACGGCTTTCTCCATCTTAACTTTCCTTTGCGTTTAGCAGCTTCTCTATATGGTACTGCTGCATTTTGTTTGGCACGGTCTTATCGTTAAACCAACGATTAACTGTAACAAATGACACGCCTAACATTTCGGCTAGCTTGGCTTGTGAAATCCTTCTCTCTAATCTAAACTTTTCCAACTCATCTATAAGTGGCATCATATATCATATTATATCATTTATTATCTCCTTTTTTTAGTTGTTCTACAATAGAAGGAAGCAGTTGCGTAAGCTGTTCAATCACACTGACTTCCTTTTGTCGTCCGTCTATATTCTTCAAAACGGATATCAGTTCCGCTGGTTGGTAGTTACCATAAACGTTCAATGTAGTGGCCACTTCTTCATGACCAAAATTTTGGCTCACGGCCTTGATTTCTTTTCCATTCTGTGCTTTGCTTATAGCTAACTGAATGGCAAGGTGTCGGTACAAATGGGGATGAAAGTATTTTAATCCGGCTTCTTCGGCACGTTGCTTCACTACACGCTGGATGTTAGTTCCATCCTTCCAAAACACGGGTTCCACTTCTAGGGCATCTTGGAAGCTCAGATTGCCTTCTTCTTTGCGGTTCTTGGAGCGTGGAAACATCGGATCCGTACCTACAAAACCGCGCTTATACAAATAGGCCACCCAATCCAGCACATACTGCGCCATTTGTTCATCAAAGCGGAACATTTTGGAATAGATACGTTTGGTAAATTTGGTTTTTACACCGTCTTCCGGATTCTGATCCACCAGTAGGGTGTTTGCATCAAACGCTTTTAAGGATAAAGTGGCCACTGCTGAATCACGCATTCCTGTCAGGCACAGGAACGAAATCAGAGCACGATCCCGCTGATCCACTTCTGTAAGTGGCTGAATAGATTCCACCAGCTGCCTAACATCTTCCAAAGTCGGGATATGTTCTAGCTTTCCGGTTCTTAAAAGTTGCTTTTCTTTATGGGAAAGGTTTAAATAGTCCACCGCATCCCGCTGGATTTTGCTCTTATACCCAGGTTGCCATGAAAGCCACTCAAAGAACTGTTTCATCTGCTTGATGCAGTTTGCATGAGTTGTTTTGGCTAACTTTTGAGCTTGCAAATACACCTTGAAATCAATGGCCTTCTGGGCATTGAATGTTTTGTAATCAGCGTGTTTGGTAAAGGCGTCGTACCTGGCAAGTGCTCTGCGAGCTACTTTAATACTGTCATCACCCAAACCTTTGGAATGGGTTAGATAGGTTTCATATTTACGTTTCATTTGTTCGTTTATGCTATTGTAAGTCATGGTTTTTCTCCTGGTTTCTAATTTCATTATACTGACAGCATTTCACTAACGATCCATGCTGCACACTAATACTTAATGTCATATGGTATTCTCCTGTATTGTTTTTTGGTTTTCGGACTGATACTGCTTCATGATTTCCAACACTTCCGGTGTTTTAGTAGAACCGACACGGCTTATTTCGTTGCCACACGTTTCACATTTTCCTACAATTTGGAACTGCTGGTATTGGCCCATTTTCTTGTGGCTTGGTACGATCCGGACACAACCAGACACGCTTCGTTTGGGAGCATGGCAATGCATGCAAAAGAATTCATTCGGTTGTAGCGGTTGTTTCTGTGCCTTGCGTTGCTGAAACAAATACGTCTTCACTTCTTCCCCCTTAAACAGTAAAGGGAACGTGTCCGGCAACGCGGGCAGTCCATCTCTATGCCATGCTTGTACCGTACGCACATGTACCTTCAAAGTATCTGCTAACTCTTGGGAAGTATAAGTTTTGTCCTTCTTAATCAAATGTATAGGCACTTTCTTACGCATATTTTATCCTCAACTGACGTAACAACATTTCTAAACCGATCATATTTCTGGCAATCTGGGCACACTCTTCATCACTCAAATCTCTACCAGCAAGCGGCTGAAACAGCTGTCTTGTCTTATCTAAAAACTCTTCGCTGAATGAAGTTAAATTTTCAGCGGAGTACGTCTGATCTTTACTCATCTTGTATAGTAGGCAAAGGTTATAATTCATGTTTTGAAGGCCACTGACAGTATTTCAATGGCACAACACGGAACCTTCTACCTTCCTATAATCAACCTAAGTGTTCAAAAAAATCCCCCACCGTCGGAGAAATGTCCTTTTTTCAAAAACACCAAAGACCTGTTTTTGCGCCTTTTAAGGAGGTTGTAAGCATTTAACTGGTGTCTTGAACTGATTTTTACCCCTCTATATTCAATCCATCTGTTCTAAATGATTTTTTTGGCCTACAAAACACAACCAAACATGGGAATTTATACGCATCTGGGTACAGGTTTGCTAAAATGGAAGTATCACATTAAATTTGCAAAGGAGATAAAACAGAACAGCCCGAACTGGGCATAAACTTTTTTACTGTTTTTGGGATCCTGCTGGAAGAGTAGGATAGCTATTGGGAAACCAATATCTAAGCTCACCAAAACAGCCAATTTAAGCATAGACACTGAGAGCTGATCCCTTTCGGTGCTTATGCCGAAAATGCTTCTTGCCGTCTGCAAAGACGGCAAGGGGTTACGGCTGTTTATATCCGGGGCTGAGCTTAGACCTGGACGTAATACAGCCGTTTTTATATCCCCAAGCTGTCCGCTTTTCCTTTGGATTCCGCCCATATATTTATGACGGAACGAAAGGAACAACAAATCAAAAGCGAGAAACGCGTGGCC encodes the following:
- a CDS encoding helix-turn-helix transcriptional regulator; protein product: MMPLIDELEKFRLERRISQAKLAEMLGVSFVTVNRWFNDKTVPNKMQQYHIEKLLNAKES
- a CDS encoding tyrosine-type recombinase/integrase produces the protein MTYNSINEQMKRKYETYLTHSKGLGDDSIKVARRALARYDAFTKHADYKTFNAQKAIDFKVYLQAQKLAKTTHANCIKQMKQFFEWLSWQPGYKSKIQRDAVDYLNLSHKEKQLLRTGKLEHIPTLEDVRQLVESIQPLTEVDQRDRALISFLCLTGMRDSAVATLSLKAFDANTLLVDQNPEDGVKTKFTKRIYSKMFRFDEQMAQYVLDWVAYLYKRGFVGTDPMFPRSKNRKEEGNLSFQDALEVEPVFWKDGTNIQRVVKQRAEEAGLKYFHPHLYRHLAIQLAISKAQNGKEIKAVSQNFGHEEVATTLNVYGNYQPAELISVLKNIDGRQKEVSVIEQLTQLLPSIVEQLKKGDNK
- a CDS encoding manganese efflux pump, translated to MHIVTIWLMALGLSMDNLAVALASGTGMHRALSFRKILFISALFAIAHVVMFSAGWWGGAELGRIIHHFDHWISFTLLGWVGGKMVWESHSSAEHIPGVNLTGFECIGLALATSIDALGVGVASAFGQISYVSTLIALSVCVFLTSIFGFLMGALLGRQFEKYMEAFGGVVLIGLGIKILLSGLGIW
- a CDS encoding helix-turn-helix domain-containing protein; translated protein: MRKKVPIHLIKKDKTYTSQELADTLKVHVRTVQAWHRDGLPALPDTFPLLFKGEEVKTYLFQQRKAQKQPLQPNEFFCMHCHAPKRSVSGCVRIVPSHKKMGQYQQFQIVGKCETCGNEISRVGSTKTPEVLEIMKQYQSENQKTIQENTI
- a CDS encoding recombinase family protein; protein product: MEKAVLYLRVSSKGQEDGYSLDAQEKLGKEYAQKHNLEIVRTWRGSESAWGKKKRCRFIQMLDYAKKHSEVKHVIFDILDRMTRNDFDKIKIKELINEYGKTIHFSRTNKVYNKDSNPDDEFMLDIEVAVAKKMSNDISRKTKMGMDEKAESGIYPSNTPLGYLNKEGEVEIDPVNAPLVKMMFEKVASGAYSLIALEDQMFVLGLRHKTRNTKVRKSTLYRILKNPFYYGEFDWGKKRYQGNHTPLVSKTLWDQANAKLSGNHRPYKTKQSFAFKGLLRCGHCDCTILGQIAKGKYTYYRCSFSKGQHKHAGYLLEDDLAAKFESVVDKIVLPAETVTWLKEGIAEMAKQAESVKNHQRTTLETELKHAETKLSKLYDLRLEGTGSQEMWNRKEQEINAEIARIQQALQAIGTDPATIVQKSEETLEIVSNLGTLFRKADNFDKAKIVRMLGENFVLDEHNDIQTQYRMPFNFIAEAKEKELRLETSAVPTELLHNKSPELKSSRGLIWGG